Genomic DNA from Dethiosulfovibrio faecalis:
TGTTTTATGGCTTTGACCACGTCTCTGTCGCAGTTGCTGCCGGGGAAGACCACCACGGCGACGTTCATCTCAGTTCCTCCACCTTTACCGTGTAGTCCTCGACTATGGCGTTTACGAGAAGATCCTTGCACATTTTATCGAAGGTTTCCTTGGCGGAATCGATGTCGGAGGCCTCTATTTCGACCCGGATGTATTTACCTACTCTGACGGAGGGGTC
This window encodes:
- the purS gene encoding phosphoribosylformylglycinamidine synthase subunit PurS, which translates into the protein MRYGAEILVYLKEGVLDTQGKAVAASLTRLGYDDPSVRVGKYIRVEIEASDIDSAKETFDKMCKDLLVNAIVEDYTVKVEELR